One part of the Canis lupus dingo isolate Sandy chromosome 14, ASM325472v2, whole genome shotgun sequence genome encodes these proteins:
- the TWIST1 gene encoding twist-related protein 1: protein MMQDVSSSPVSPADDSLSNSEEEPDRQQPPSGKRGGRKRRSSRRSAGGGAGPGGAAGGGVGGGDEPGSPAQGKRGKKSAGGGGGGGGAGGGGGGGGGGSSSGGGSPQSYEELQTQRVMANVRERQRTQSLNEAFAALRKIIPTLPSDKLSKIQTLKLAARYIDFLYQVLQSDELDSKMASCSYVAHERLSYAFSVWRMEGAWSMSASH, encoded by the coding sequence ATGATGCAGGACGTGTCCAGCTCGCCAGTCTCGCCGGCCGACGACAGCCTGAGCAACAGCGAGGAGGAGCCGGACCGGCAGCAGCCGCCGAGCGGCAAGCGCGGGGGGCGCAAGCGGCGCAGCAGCCGGcgcagcgcgggcggcggcgcggggcccggcggggccgcgggcgggggcgtcGGAGGCGGCGACGAGCCGGGCAGCCCGGCCCAGGGCAAGCGCGGCAAGAAAtctgcgggcggcggcggcggcggcggcggggcgggcggcggcggcggcggcggcggcggcggcagcagcagcggcggcgggaGCCCGCAGTCGTACGAGGAGCTGCAGACGCAGCGGGTCATGGCCAACGTGCGGGAGCGCCAGCGCACGCAGTCGCTCAACGAGGCGTTCGCCGCGCTGCGGAAGATCATCCCCACGCTGCCCTCGGATAAGCTGAGCAAGATCCAGACGCTCAAGTTGGCGGCCAGGTACATCGACTTCCTCTACCAGGTCCTCCAGAGCGACGAGCTGGACTCCAAGATGGCAAGCTGCAGCTATGTGGCCCACGAGCGGCTCAGCTACGCCTTCTCGGTCTGGAGGATGGAGGGGGCCTGGTCCATGTCCGCGTCCCACTAG